A DNA window from Deltaproteobacteria bacterium contains the following coding sequences:
- a CDS encoding septal ring lytic transglycosylase RlpA family protein, with translation MAAGRFQVSLLLGLCLIACSCVGPSLPSIKRPPESGPETRGRAYRQRGIASWYGGGFHGRQTASGEIYDMYEMTAAHRTLPLGTSVMVTNLENHRSVGVRINDRGPFVRGRIIDLSYAAARAIGMVEKGTARVEVVALDMADHPYKEPPSYTVQVGAFSEKGNALRLLRRLRSLYGQAYMTVLELDGERYYRVRVGRFESKEGAYPTAENLVSLGYSVLITCR, from the coding sequence ATGGCTGCTGGAAGATTCCAGGTATCTCTGCTGCTGGGTCTCTGCTTGATTGCATGCTCCTGTGTCGGCCCGAGTCTGCCTTCGATAAAGAGGCCCCCGGAATCAGGGCCTGAAACAAGGGGACGGGCATACAGGCAGAGGGGGATCGCCTCGTGGTACGGGGGCGGGTTTCACGGGAGACAGACGGCCAGTGGCGAAATCTACGACATGTACGAGATGACGGCGGCTCACAGGACGCTTCCCCTCGGGACGTCCGTCATGGTGACAAACCTGGAAAACCACCGTTCTGTGGGGGTCAGGATCAACGATAGGGGACCTTTTGTCAGGGGGAGGATCATCGATCTCTCCTACGCTGCTGCCCGAGCCATCGGTATGGTCGAAAAGGGAACGGCCAGAGTCGAGGTGGTGGCTCTCGACATGGCCGACCATCCCTATAAGGAACCTCCCTCTTACACGGTTCAGGTGGGTGCTTTCAGCGAGAAGGGGAATGCGCTTCGCCTTCTCAGGCGGTTGCGGAGCCTCTATGGGCAGGCGTACATGACGGTTCTGGAGCTCGACGGGGAGCGTTACTACCGGGTCCGCGTGGGCAGGTTCGAGTCAAAGGAGGGGGCCTATCCCACGGCGGAGAACCTGGTATCGTTGGGTTACTCGGTGTTGATTACCTGCCGGTGA
- a CDS encoding UPF0280 family protein: MGGKKQRRYRSLVKSHGLATFQVSVGETDLFVTADRDFTREVRDAVVRYRRPIEAYIAINPVFRDSLIPLEEDPLAPRIVRQMLWAGQRCGVGPMASVAGAISEFVGQDLLARSREVIVENGGDVYMRSTRELRVAVYAGSSPLSLEIGISIGPHRMPLGVCTSSGTVGHSRSLGRADAVCVLSKSATLADAAATAVGNRVRCKGDIEEGLGRAREIEGVEGVLIVVGDAVGVWGDVELVRIQPVR; this comes from the coding sequence ATGGGAGGTAAGAAGCAGAGGAGATACCGCAGCCTGGTCAAATCCCATGGTCTGGCCACCTTCCAGGTCTCGGTGGGAGAAACCGATCTCTTTGTCACGGCGGACAGGGATTTTACCAGGGAGGTGCGCGATGCTGTGGTTCGTTACCGCCGGCCCATAGAGGCCTATATTGCTATCAACCCGGTTTTTCGTGATTCCCTGATTCCCCTCGAAGAGGACCCCCTGGCTCCGAGGATCGTTCGGCAGATGCTCTGGGCAGGCCAGAGATGCGGAGTAGGGCCCATGGCGTCGGTCGCAGGGGCTATTTCTGAGTTTGTGGGGCAGGATCTGCTGGCCCGCTCACGAGAGGTGATCGTCGAGAACGGAGGGGATGTCTACATGAGATCGACCAGAGAGCTCAGAGTGGCTGTCTATGCGGGGTCATCCCCTCTGAGCCTGGAGATCGGAATCAGCATCGGTCCTCACAGAATGCCTCTGGGCGTCTGCACGTCATCGGGCACGGTCGGCCATTCCCGGAGTCTTGGGAGGGCCGATGCAGTCTGTGTTCTCTCCAAGTCGGCGACTCTCGCGGATGCGGCTGCCACGGCCGTGGGCAACCGGGTCAGGTGCAAGGGGGACATAGAGGAGGGGCTCGGGAGGGCACGGGAGATCGAGGGTGTCGAGGGAGTATTGATCGTGGTAGGCGATGCTGTCGGGGTTTGGGGGGATGTGGAGCTTGTCAGGATCCAGCCTGTGAGGTAG
- a CDS encoding aspartate-semialdehyde dehydrogenase, with product MAKRRYNVAVVGATGAVGNEMINVLEDRNFPVEGIRLLASTRSAGERLEFRGEEVTVEVLTEESFKGMEIGLFSAGGSISEKFAPIAAGQGCIVIDNTSAFRMDPEVPLVVPEVNPHAIRQYEKKNIIANPNCSTIQMVVVLKPIHDVARIKRVVVSTYQAVSGTGKEAIEELEQQTRAIFNQQEIKVEVYPHQIAFNCLPHIDVFLENGYTKEEMKMVNETKKIMEDDSIRVTATTVRVPVFYGHSESVNIETERKITPQEVKELLSKAPGVVVEDDPSLFKYPLAIYAAAKDETFVGRIREDESIDKGINMWIVSDNIRKGAALNAVQIAEILIDKYL from the coding sequence GTGGCAAAGAGAAGGTACAATGTGGCTGTCGTGGGTGCTACGGGTGCGGTGGGGAATGAGATGATCAACGTCCTGGAGGACAGGAATTTCCCGGTGGAGGGGATCAGGTTGCTGGCATCCACCCGGAGTGCAGGGGAGAGGCTCGAGTTTCGCGGGGAAGAGGTGACTGTAGAGGTTCTTACCGAGGAGTCTTTCAAGGGCATGGAGATCGGCCTCTTCTCTGCAGGCGGATCCATCAGCGAGAAGTTCGCCCCCATCGCCGCAGGGCAGGGCTGTATAGTCATAGACAACACCAGTGCCTTCCGCATGGATCCGGAGGTTCCCCTGGTAGTTCCCGAAGTCAACCCTCATGCCATCCGGCAGTACGAGAAAAAGAATATCATCGCTAACCCGAATTGTTCCACCATACAGATGGTGGTTGTTCTGAAACCCATACACGACGTGGCGAGGATAAAGAGGGTGGTTGTCTCTACCTACCAGGCCGTTTCAGGCACGGGCAAGGAGGCCATCGAGGAACTCGAACAGCAGACAAGGGCGATCTTTAATCAGCAGGAGATCAAGGTCGAGGTGTATCCTCACCAGATCGCCTTCAACTGTCTGCCCCATATCGACGTATTCCTGGAGAACGGTTACACAAAGGAAGAGATGAAGATGGTCAACGAGACCAAGAAGATCATGGAGGACGACTCTATCCGGGTTACAGCCACCACCGTCAGGGTGCCCGTCTTCTATGGTCATTCGGAGTCGGTCAACATCGAGACGGAAAGAAAGATCACCCCTCAGGAGGTGAAAGAGCTGCTGTCAAAGGCACCGGGTGTGGTCGTGGAGGATGATCCGTCTCTTTTCAAGTATCCCCTGGCAATCTATGCCGCGGCAAAGGATGAGACGTTTGTGGGGCGAATCCGGGAGGATGAATCCATAGACAAGGGTATTAACATGTGGATCGTCTCAGACAATATCCGCAAAGGAGCTGCCCTTAATGCGGTCCAGATTGCCGAGATTCTCATCGACAAGTATCTGTAA
- the mtaB gene encoding tRNA (N(6)-L-threonylcarbamoyladenosine(37)-C(2))-methylthiotransferase MtaB has translation MATGRRMGQRERRTFAVATLGCKVNQFDSQVIREEMRRSGFEEVPFTEEADTYIVNTCTVTGRADCQSRQLIRRAGRLNSKALVIATGCYAEVFPLEASELPGVWAVLGNQAKGEIPSIVSRLEEGEKPLVRVPPLVNAPLEGFSVRGFSGHSRAFLKIQDGCNGSCSYCIVPRARGRSRSLPPEKALEELLRLRASGYWEVVLTGVRLGSYGLDLSPPTSLAEFLHRLEGVEGLPPRIRLSSIEPTDLSGPLVSAIRDSERVCPHLHIPLQSGDDEILSRMNRGYTRKDFMSLVVEIVRSIPSVCVGLDVIGGFPGEDARHFQNTVDLIESLPVAYLHVFPFSSRPGTVASELPQKVGSSEIRERCRILRDVGQKKRAAFYSRFLHQRVRILVEGTKTDGKGLQRGLSRNYIPVWIEPDRRNPSPAGELEVEITGVRGEKVRGERVAAGEPVD, from the coding sequence ATGGCAACAGGACGCAGAATGGGCCAGAGGGAGCGGAGAACCTTTGCCGTCGCTACCCTGGGGTGCAAGGTAAACCAATTCGATTCCCAGGTCATTCGGGAGGAAATGCGCCGATCCGGGTTTGAGGAGGTCCCCTTTACGGAGGAGGCGGATACCTACATCGTCAATACCTGCACGGTCACAGGGAGAGCGGATTGTCAGTCCCGCCAGCTCATTCGGCGGGCGGGACGTCTCAATTCGAAAGCCCTTGTGATCGCTACGGGATGTTATGCCGAGGTGTTCCCCCTTGAGGCGAGTGAGCTGCCGGGGGTCTGGGCCGTGCTCGGAAACCAGGCCAAGGGAGAAATCCCCTCTATAGTCTCTCGTCTGGAGGAGGGCGAAAAGCCCCTTGTTCGAGTCCCCCCCCTTGTGAATGCTCCCCTGGAGGGTTTTAGTGTCAGGGGTTTTTCCGGCCACAGCAGAGCTTTCCTCAAGATCCAGGACGGTTGCAACGGCTCCTGTAGTTACTGCATCGTGCCCAGGGCCAGAGGGAGGAGCCGCAGCCTTCCACCGGAAAAGGCCCTGGAGGAGCTGCTGCGCCTGAGGGCAAGTGGATACTGGGAGGTGGTCCTAACGGGGGTCAGGCTCGGCAGCTACGGCCTTGACCTCTCCCCTCCCACGTCTCTGGCCGAGTTCTTGCATCGACTCGAGGGAGTGGAAGGCCTGCCCCCTCGGATCAGGTTGAGTTCTATTGAACCCACCGATCTTTCCGGGCCTCTCGTCTCGGCCATCCGTGACTCGGAGAGAGTCTGTCCCCATCTCCATATTCCCCTGCAGAGTGGGGACGACGAGATCCTTTCCCGCATGAATCGGGGGTACACCCGGAAGGACTTCATGTCTCTGGTTGTTGAGATCGTCAGAAGTATCCCTTCTGTCTGCGTGGGTCTCGATGTGATCGGGGGATTCCCCGGAGAGGACGCCCGTCATTTCCAAAACACGGTCGACCTGATCGAGAGCCTCCCCGTGGCATACCTGCATGTTTTCCCCTTTTCCTCCCGCCCTGGGACCGTGGCCTCTGAGCTTCCGCAGAAGGTCGGGTCCTCTGAGATTCGGGAGCGGTGCAGGATCTTGCGGGATGTCGGGCAGAAGAAGAGGGCTGCCTTCTACAGCCGGTTTCTCCACCAGAGGGTTCGGATCCTGGTGGAGGGGACGAAGACGGACGGGAAAGGCTTGCAAAGAGGTCTTTCCAGAAACTATATTCCTGTCTGGATCGAACCTGACCGAAGGAACCCCTCCCCGGCCGGGGAGCTAGAAGTCGAAATCACCGGGGTGAGGGGAGAGAAGGTCAGAGGAGAAAGGGTTGCCGCCGGCGAACCGGTGGACTAG
- the rnc gene encoding ribonuclease III, producing METPRWGKPGWLELVQVRLGYRFRNEELLNQAVTHRSYAHENPGHGLCDNERLEFLGDAVLNAVTSHLVMSRFPDKPEGELTRIRSSVVSKRALARVAREIGLGEFLLLGKGEDRTGGRGKASILADSYEAVVGAVYLDGGYQGAFEMLQAHLSGRLEAAGLKAGKQDFKTLLQEQSQRQQQTMPCYTLVSESGPDHDKRFRVSVSIGGVAMGQGEGKSKKEAEQQAAEQALKRLRAGPDPP from the coding sequence ATGGAGACGCCCAGGTGGGGGAAACCGGGATGGCTCGAGCTTGTCCAGGTCAGGCTTGGCTACCGGTTCCGGAACGAGGAACTCCTCAACCAGGCCGTGACCCATAGATCCTACGCTCATGAGAACCCCGGGCATGGGCTTTGTGACAACGAGAGGCTTGAGTTTCTAGGTGATGCTGTCCTCAACGCGGTGACGAGCCACCTGGTCATGAGCCGGTTTCCAGACAAACCAGAAGGGGAGCTCACCAGGATTAGGTCCTCGGTGGTGAGCAAGAGAGCCCTGGCAAGAGTGGCCAGGGAGATCGGTTTGGGGGAATTCCTTCTTCTGGGCAAAGGGGAGGACCGGACAGGGGGGAGAGGAAAGGCTTCGATCTTGGCGGATTCCTACGAGGCAGTGGTGGGGGCTGTCTATCTCGACGGGGGGTACCAAGGGGCATTCGAGATGCTGCAGGCCCACCTGTCCGGGAGGTTGGAGGCGGCAGGGTTAAAGGCAGGAAAGCAGGATTTCAAGACGCTCCTCCAGGAGCAGAGCCAGAGACAGCAGCAGACTATGCCCTGTTACACCCTGGTGAGCGAGTCCGGGCCTGATCACGACAAGAGGTTTCGTGTTTCTGTTTCCATCGGCGGAGTGGCCATGGGGCAGGGAGAGGGGAAGAGCAAGAAGGAAGCCGAACAGCAGGCAGCCGAGCAAGCCTTGAAAAGATTGAGGGCAGGCCCGGATCCCCCCTGA
- a CDS encoding radical SAM protein, with product MRDRRPGRRLIIPIFITHQGCPHRCVFCNQEIATGRSAGLPSVGHVRDRIVSFLGTMEGRRERREVAFYGGTFTALPRYEQETLLRGVSPFIRGNKVDALRISTRPDAIEREGLELLSSYHVETVEVGAQSMVDEILSKSRRGHTRKDVEQSVDLLRRGGFEVGIQIMLGLPGEDIELFLMTVRRVVDLNPDFARIYPLLVMKGSPLEGLHRRGLYEPLSLVEAVEWAKEGMKLFEKAEIPVIRVGLQATDRLGAPGTVLAGPYHPGFRSLVESSIFYDMASRLVEEGSGEGDSVRFFVSPGDRSYLTGEKRENLSRLKKTYGLESIEIFSSPALPRGRVLLESSRGSFGLSRVELAGRRRARP from the coding sequence ATGAGAGACCGCCGTCCGGGAAGGCGATTGATTATTCCGATCTTTATTACCCATCAGGGATGCCCCCACCGGTGCGTCTTCTGTAACCAGGAGATCGCCACAGGCAGGAGCGCTGGATTGCCCTCTGTCGGTCATGTTCGGGATAGGATCGTCTCCTTCTTGGGAACCATGGAGGGGCGGAGGGAGAGGAGAGAGGTCGCATTCTACGGGGGAACATTCACAGCCCTTCCCCGGTATGAACAGGAGACCCTTCTCCGAGGGGTGAGTCCCTTCATCCGGGGGAATAAGGTCGATGCCCTTCGAATCTCCACCAGACCCGATGCAATTGAGCGGGAGGGACTCGAGCTCCTGTCGTCGTACCATGTCGAGACCGTCGAGGTGGGAGCCCAGTCCATGGTGGATGAGATCCTTTCGAAGAGCCGGAGGGGTCATACACGGAAAGATGTTGAGCAGAGTGTCGATCTCCTCAGGCGCGGGGGATTCGAGGTGGGCATTCAGATCATGCTCGGTCTGCCCGGAGAGGATATCGAGCTCTTTCTGATGACGGTTCGCCGGGTCGTGGACCTGAATCCGGACTTTGCCAGGATCTATCCCCTTCTGGTGATGAAAGGATCCCCCCTTGAGGGACTCCATCGGAGAGGGCTCTACGAGCCTCTTTCCCTTGTGGAGGCGGTGGAGTGGGCCAAAGAAGGGATGAAGCTCTTCGAGAAGGCCGAGATCCCCGTGATCCGTGTGGGACTCCAGGCAACCGACAGGCTTGGTGCTCCGGGGACCGTTCTGGCCGGTCCATACCACCCGGGCTTCAGGTCCCTCGTGGAATCCTCCATCTTCTACGACATGGCGTCGAGGCTTGTGGAAGAGGGAAGCGGAGAGGGGGACAGCGTGAGATTCTTCGTTTCTCCTGGTGACCGTTCGTATCTCACGGGCGAGAAGAGAGAGAATCTGTCAAGGCTGAAGAAGACCTATGGGTTGGAGTCGATTGAGATCTTTTCATCTCCGGCCCTGCCCAGGGGAAGGGTTCTTCTGGAAAGTTCGAGGGGCTCTTTCGGCTTGTCCAGGGTGGAACTGGCAGGCCGCCGGAGGGCAAGGCCGTAA
- a CDS encoding DNA polymerase IV produces the protein MERTICHIDMDAFFAAVEQLRNPALKGKPVIVGGGLRGVVSTASYEARAFGIHSAMPIFQARRLCPQGVFLPARMGLYREVSARIMDFLTRVSPKVEQVSVDEAYLDLTGTRRLLGEPVAVAGKIKNWILQNIGLTCSVGIAPNKFLAKIASDWDKPDGLTVIEEDRVDGFLRELPVAKLPGVGQKTLEILLGLGISRVGQIQKLPEAILIRKFGKFGGRLLELSRGVDSSEVTPCRPPKSISSEDTLDQDTDDVEILSNFVMAQAATVGKRLRRQGLRARTVTLKLKYSDFRLTTRAHTLEGPTDSTKTIRDAALKLLRSQKGMSKVRLVGVSVSGFDRGAEQLSLFGGSTVQDEKQARLDRAVDEVTEKFGEDLLRKGS, from the coding sequence ATGGAACGTACAATTTGTCACATCGACATGGATGCTTTCTTTGCGGCCGTCGAGCAGTTGAGAAATCCGGCCCTCAAGGGCAAGCCCGTCATCGTCGGAGGCGGCCTCAGGGGAGTGGTATCCACTGCGTCATATGAGGCGAGAGCCTTCGGCATTCACTCGGCCATGCCCATCTTCCAGGCCAGGCGCCTCTGCCCCCAGGGGGTCTTTCTCCCGGCCCGCATGGGGCTCTACCGAGAGGTTTCAGCCAGAATAATGGATTTCTTGACCAGGGTCTCACCGAAAGTGGAGCAGGTATCCGTCGATGAGGCCTACCTGGATCTTACAGGAACCCGGAGACTCCTGGGAGAGCCCGTGGCTGTTGCCGGGAAGATCAAGAATTGGATTCTCCAGAATATCGGCCTCACCTGTTCGGTGGGCATCGCCCCCAATAAGTTTCTGGCCAAGATCGCCTCGGACTGGGACAAACCCGACGGCCTCACCGTGATCGAAGAGGACCGGGTCGATGGCTTCCTCAGAGAGCTTCCCGTGGCAAAACTCCCGGGAGTCGGCCAGAAGACGCTGGAGATCCTGCTTGGTCTCGGGATCAGTCGAGTCGGCCAGATACAGAAGCTCCCTGAGGCGATCCTCATTCGAAAGTTCGGAAAATTCGGTGGCCGCCTCCTGGAGCTCTCCAGAGGGGTCGATTCTTCAGAGGTGACCCCCTGTAGGCCGCCCAAATCCATCAGCAGCGAGGATACCCTCGACCAGGATACGGACGACGTGGAGATCCTCAGCAACTTCGTGATGGCTCAGGCGGCCACGGTGGGCAAAAGGCTCCGAAGACAGGGACTCAGGGCGAGAACGGTTACCTTGAAACTCAAATACAGCGACTTCCGCCTCACCACCCGGGCCCATACCCTCGAAGGCCCCACAGACTCGACAAAGACCATCAGGGATGCAGCTCTCAAACTCCTGAGAAGTCAGAAAGGGATGTCGAAGGTCAGACTCGTGGGCGTGAGCGTCAGTGGGTTCGACAGAGGGGCCGAACAACTCTCCCTCTTCGGCGGATCAACGGTTCAAGACGAAAAACAGGCCCGCCTCGATAGGGCCGTGGATGAAGTAACGGAAAAATTCGGTGAAGACCTCCTCCGAAAGGGGAGCTGA
- a CDS encoding transposase: MAGQKIFASALDFADFFALIDDAWRRWQIQVFAHCLMGTHYHLAIQTPLGNLQRVMRHIDGVYTQRFNRRRNRDGPLFRGRYKAILIDGDVYLAAVVRYIHLNPVGAGETDAPQNYPWSSHRYYVGLEKAPRWLSFQRVLSDYGSHKAFHEFVLSGNEKALVEFYSNKRRAPILGNERFTSWVREGNFPLSMEHVKYETRPLRPRVSSVIGAVAESYGISQAMILHGRRGQRNEARQLAMYLTRELCDLSLMKIAQIFSLESYGGVGTVCTLIARRIRKDAALRSRIQQILEMIERSSMQKKT, encoded by the coding sequence TTGGCAGGACAAAAAATCTTTGCCTCGGCTCTCGACTTCGCAGACTTCTTTGCCTTAATCGACGACGCCTGGAGGAGGTGGCAGATTCAGGTCTTCGCCCACTGTCTTATGGGGACCCACTATCACCTTGCCATTCAAACCCCCCTTGGAAACCTCCAAAGAGTAATGCGCCATATCGACGGGGTCTACACCCAGCGATTCAACCGCCGCCGCAACAGGGACGGGCCCCTCTTTCGGGGCCGCTACAAGGCCATCCTGATCGATGGTGATGTCTATCTGGCGGCTGTGGTACGCTATATTCATCTTAACCCTGTGGGAGCTGGCGAAACCGATGCCCCGCAAAACTATCCCTGGAGCAGCCATCGCTACTATGTGGGGCTCGAAAAGGCCCCCAGGTGGCTATCCTTTCAAAGAGTCCTCTCCGACTATGGGAGCCACAAGGCCTTTCACGAGTTTGTTCTATCTGGAAATGAGAAGGCCCTGGTTGAGTTCTACTCTAACAAGAGGCGTGCTCCCATATTGGGAAACGAGCGGTTCACCTCCTGGGTCAGGGAAGGCAACTTTCCTCTGAGCATGGAACATGTGAAGTACGAAACCAGGCCTCTGAGGCCGCGCGTCTCCTCGGTAATCGGGGCGGTGGCCGAGAGCTATGGCATTTCTCAAGCTATGATACTTCATGGCAGGAGGGGACAGAGAAACGAAGCCAGGCAGCTGGCCATGTATCTGACAAGGGAACTCTGTGATCTGTCGTTGATGAAGATTGCACAGATCTTCTCCCTGGAAAGTTATGGTGGGGTCGGGACGGTCTGTACTTTGATAGCAAGGCGGATTAGAAAGGACGCAGCACTCCGGAGCCGCATCCAGCAAATCCTGGAGATGATCGAGCGAAGTTCTATGCAAAAAAAGACTTGA
- a CDS encoding peptide-binding protein, whose product MRRLLTWVPTLFILFLIQSYFWVPTYEEQTRGNPERLGEYIDASIGDAHILNPILSADSASSAIEAKVFEGLIDRDEDLNFRGRLATRWEIYEEAYFYVNDRAQIPLVGSTDGQGTIRLLREAIRESRGRDDPVSRSLANIKEISLLPARSFRVLKREKGPEGKETTVSIPVEAPPRIRLVLRRVDQDLFTHLSKLLGEAYFTSFDGSGFIGPLREPFSSKRAAYAKELLPATEHNPVILFHLRPNVRFHDGHLFSAEDVKFTYEAIIDPHNLSPRVSDYEPVKRVEVLDPLTVRIVYKRLYSPALGTWAMGILPAHLLNSKALREEAKRRGMDPDKFYVRQSSFNRHPIGCGPFRFREWKSDQYIVLDRFEDYWEGAPNYRQYTLRILPDLLTQEMEFYAGTVDSYAVQPHQVERLSRDPAYQHFTGLSFGYTYIGYNMRREPFKDRRVRKALGMAIDVEKIIKYVLYGQGERITGPFPKQTDYYNHQVSPLQYDPEGALALLAEAGWRRGADGWLEKNGKRLQFTLITNQGNNIRQAILSIAQDSWRKIGIDVRTDVLEWAVFIQERVNKHDFDALILGWSMGIEPDLYQIWHSSQTQPNQLNFVGFRNKEADDLIIKIRQEYDHDRQVRYCHRLHEIIAREQPYTFLYVGKWTAILDKRIVIKRVDASGAVRYSRIRPTKTGDYTFYFNRWIKLPEVPRFQMEG is encoded by the coding sequence ATGCGTCGGCTTCTTACGTGGGTTCCCACCCTTTTCATACTATTTCTGATCCAGTCCTACTTCTGGGTGCCCACCTATGAAGAACAGACAAGGGGCAATCCTGAGAGGCTCGGTGAATATATCGACGCCTCTATCGGGGACGCCCACATATTGAACCCGATTCTCTCGGCCGACAGCGCGAGCAGTGCCATCGAGGCAAAGGTCTTCGAGGGTCTCATCGACAGGGACGAGGACCTCAATTTCAGAGGACGTCTGGCCACCCGCTGGGAGATCTATGAAGAGGCCTATTTCTACGTGAACGACCGGGCCCAGATCCCGCTTGTGGGTTCGACCGACGGCCAGGGCACGATCCGGCTCCTGAGAGAGGCCATTCGGGAAAGCCGGGGGCGTGACGATCCGGTTTCGAGATCGCTGGCCAACATCAAGGAGATCTCACTCCTTCCGGCCAGGTCCTTCAGGGTCTTGAAAAGAGAGAAAGGGCCGGAGGGTAAGGAGACTACCGTCTCGATTCCAGTCGAGGCTCCCCCGAGGATCCGCCTGGTTTTGCGAAGAGTGGACCAGGATCTTTTCACCCATCTCTCCAAACTCCTGGGCGAGGCCTATTTCACTTCCTTTGACGGGTCGGGGTTCATCGGGCCTCTTCGGGAACCCTTCTCTTCCAAGAGGGCGGCCTATGCAAAGGAGCTCCTCCCGGCCACAGAGCACAACCCCGTCATTCTCTTTCACCTCCGGCCCAATGTGAGGTTCCACGACGGCCACCTCTTCAGTGCCGAGGATGTGAAGTTCACCTATGAGGCCATCATCGATCCCCACAACCTCTCTCCCCGTGTATCGGATTATGAGCCTGTCAAGAGGGTGGAGGTCCTCGATCCCCTGACCGTCCGTATCGTTTACAAGCGGCTCTATTCACCTGCTCTGGGCACCTGGGCCATGGGCATCCTGCCCGCTCACCTGTTGAACTCGAAGGCCCTCAGGGAAGAAGCCAAGCGCAGGGGGATGGATCCGGATAAGTTCTACGTCCGTCAAAGCTCGTTCAATCGCCATCCCATCGGGTGTGGACCCTTCCGCTTTCGCGAGTGGAAGAGTGATCAGTACATCGTGTTGGACCGGTTCGAAGACTACTGGGAGGGTGCGCCGAACTACAGGCAGTACACCCTCCGCATCCTGCCGGATCTGCTGACCCAGGAGATGGAGTTCTATGCCGGTACCGTGGACAGCTACGCCGTCCAGCCTCACCAGGTTGAGCGGTTGAGTCGGGATCCCGCCTACCAGCATTTCACAGGCCTCTCTTTCGGCTACACGTACATCGGCTATAACATGCGGAGGGAGCCATTCAAGGATCGCCGGGTGCGCAAGGCCCTGGGCATGGCCATCGATGTCGAAAAGATCATAAAATACGTGCTCTATGGTCAGGGGGAGAGGATCACAGGGCCTTTCCCGAAACAGACCGACTACTACAACCATCAGGTCTCGCCCCTCCAATACGATCCCGAAGGGGCCCTGGCTCTCCTTGCCGAGGCAGGCTGGCGGAGGGGAGCCGACGGTTGGCTCGAGAAGAACGGAAAGCGCCTCCAATTCACCCTCATCACGAACCAGGGTAACAACATCCGGCAGGCCATCCTTTCCATAGCACAGGATTCGTGGAGAAAAATCGGCATCGACGTGAGGACCGATGTGCTGGAATGGGCGGTCTTCATCCAGGAGAGGGTAAACAAGCACGACTTTGACGCCCTGATTCTCGGCTGGTCGATGGGAATCGAACCCGACCTCTACCAGATCTGGCACTCGAGCCAGACCCAGCCGAACCAGCTCAATTTTGTGGGCTTCCGAAACAAGGAGGCAGACGATCTCATCATCAAGATCCGTCAGGAATATGACCATGACCGGCAGGTTCGATACTGCCATCGTTTGCATGAGATCATCGCAAGAGAGCAGCCCTACACGTTTCTCTATGTGGGAAAGTGGACGGCCATCCTGGACAAGCGAATCGTCATCAAGAGGGTCGATGCGAGCGGCGCCGTCCGCTACAGCCGGATCAGGCCCACAAAGACCGGGGATTACACGTTCTACTTCAACCGGTGGATCAAACTCCCCGAGGTCCCGAGATTTCAGATGGAGGGATAG
- a CDS encoding low molecular weight phosphotyrosine protein phosphatase — protein sequence MNLPRPVRRILFVCYGNLCRSVLAEALMKRLLEAGGFKGIRVESAGVGALPGYPAPEEIVGLARCRGLDVRGHRSRPLSRSMLDRADIVLVMESYMAEQIKQRGSGKDRSKVFLLGSFSPGSGGSCEIEDPYGGSLDDLQRCYGEIERSLQGLYRALVSASAIGGKAPSR from the coding sequence ATGAACCTTCCAAGGCCGGTCCGGAGAATCCTTTTTGTGTGCTATGGTAACCTATGCAGGAGTGTCTTGGCCGAGGCCCTGATGAAGAGGCTCCTCGAGGCCGGAGGCTTCAAGGGGATCAGAGTTGAATCGGCGGGTGTTGGGGCCCTGCCGGGTTATCCGGCTCCTGAGGAGATAGTCGGGCTGGCCCGGTGCCGCGGTCTCGATGTAAGGGGACACCGTTCCAGACCCCTGAGCCGTTCCATGCTCGATCGAGCGGATATCGTTCTGGTCATGGAATCGTACATGGCCGAGCAAATCAAACAGAGAGGGAGCGGGAAAGACCGGTCCAAGGTCTTTCTCCTCGGGAGTTTCTCTCCAGGCAGCGGGGGGAGCTGCGAGATCGAGGATCCCTATGGCGGCTCTCTCGACGACCTGCAACGCTGCTATGGCGAGATCGAGAGGAGTCTGCAAGGACTGTACAGGGCGCTGGTCTCGGCATCGGCCATCGGTGGGAAAGCACCCTCTCGATGA